A genomic stretch from Dissulfurispira thermophila includes:
- a CDS encoding deoxycytidylate deaminase, whose product MSGDNGKFVRPGWDEYFIEIAKVVSSRSTCLRRRYGAVIVKDNVIVSTGYNGAPRGSMNCLDRGSCKRKELNVPAGERYELCEAVHAEQNAVINGSPERMKDATIYIAGFEENGEFADAKPCLLCRRMIQNAMIKEVVYLKREGSIVKIGDVRELEGAVASVEVK is encoded by the coding sequence ATGAGCGGAGATAATGGAAAGTTTGTAAGGCCTGGTTGGGATGAATATTTTATAGAGATTGCAAAGGTTGTATCTTCACGCTCCACATGTTTGAGGAGGAGATACGGCGCTGTTATTGTGAAGGACAATGTCATCGTGAGCACAGGATATAATGGTGCTCCAAGAGGCTCTATGAACTGCCTTGACAGGGGAAGTTGCAAAAGAAAGGAACTCAATGTGCCTGCTGGAGAGAGATATGAACTCTGCGAGGCTGTCCATGCAGAGCAGAATGCAGTCATAAATGGCTCTCCTGAGAGGATGAAAGATGCGACTATATACATCGCAGGTTTTGAAGAAAATGGTGAATTTGCTGATGCAAAGCCATGTCTCCTCTGCCGCCGCATGATCCAGAATGCAATGATAAAAGAAGTAGTCTATCTCAAAAGAGAGGGTTCTATTGTGAAGATTGGGGATGTGAGGGAGTTGGAGGGAGCGGTTGCTTCTGTTGAAGTGAAATAA
- a CDS encoding BrnT family toxin, which translates to MFDIFADIEGFEWDRGNITKNWEKHRVAYSECEEVFFNEPLIVKEDKEHSTTENRYFILGKTDNDRLLFIVFTLRGKKIRVISARDMSIKERRIYNEKIKKDSEIQK; encoded by the coding sequence TTGTTTGATATCTTCGCCGATATAGAAGGGTTTGAATGGGACAGAGGAAATATAACAAAAAACTGGGAGAAACATCGTGTTGCTTATTCCGAATGCGAAGAGGTGTTTTTTAATGAACCGCTTATCGTTAAGGAAGATAAGGAGCATTCAACGACTGAGAACCGGTATTTTATTCTTGGCAAAACAGATAACGACAGACTACTTTTTATTGTCTTTACATTGAGAGGCAAGAAAATAAGGGTGATATCGGCAAGGGATATGAGTATTAAAGAAAGGAGAATTTACAATGAAAAAATTAAAAAAGATTCCGAAATTCAAAAGTGA
- a CDS encoding BrnA antitoxin family protein — protein sequence MKKLKKIPKFKSEKEEAEFWAAHDSTEYIDYSKAKKAIFPSLKPTTRTISIRLPESLIEHLKVLANKRDIPYQSLMKMFLVERIEKEFRKAGS from the coding sequence ATGAAAAAATTAAAAAAGATTCCGAAATTCAAAAGTGAAAAAGAAGAAGCCGAATTCTGGGCAGCCCATGACTCTACTGAATACATAGATTATTCAAAAGCAAAGAAGGCGATTTTCCCGAGCTTAAAACCTACAACAAGAACGATCTCCATTAGACTTCCGGAGTCCCTGATTGAACATTTAAAAGTTTTGGCTAACAAACGTGATATTCCATATCAGTCATTGATGAAGATGTTTTTGGTTGAGAGGATAGAGAAGGAGTTTAGGAAGGCGGGGTCATAG
- a CDS encoding DNA methyltransferase: MSHDITIILGDSRKMKEIKDESVHLIVTSPPYWQLKDYGNGSQIGFNDSYEDYINNLNLVWKECYRVLHKGCRLCINIGDQFARSVYYGRYKIIPIREEIIRFCETIGFDYMGAIIWQKVTTCNTTGGATIMGSFPYPRNGIIKLDYEFILIFKKLGNPPKVSREIKEKSKLTTEEWNEYFYGHWNFPGERQDKHLAMFPEELPKRLIKMFSFVGDTVLDPFLGSGTTCLAAKNLNRNSIGYEINEDFLPIIKDKINCNINIIKQQKADIDFKKEIQNLPYVFKDPVKFDKKIDPKKLRFGSKIDNSDHQRETYYSVKEIISPEIIVLNSDLKIRLIGVKENQKINGKAIQFLKQKLKGQKVFIRFDTTKYDDRGNLLCYLYLKNKTFINAHLIKNRLTDVDFSMDFRYKDKFLSMQKSGREDI; this comes from the coding sequence ATGTCTCATGATATAACCATAATCCTCGGCGATAGCCGTAAGATGAAAGAGATTAAGGATGAGAGTGTTCATCTCATTGTTACCTCCCCTCCTTATTGGCAGTTAAAAGACTATGGTAATGGAAGTCAGATAGGGTTTAATGACAGTTATGAGGATTACATAAATAATCTCAATCTTGTCTGGAAGGAATGTTACAGGGTTTTGCATAAAGGCTGTCGCTTGTGCATAAACATCGGCGACCAGTTTGCAAGGTCTGTTTACTATGGCAGATATAAAATCATTCCTATAAGAGAGGAGATTATCAGATTTTGCGAGACAATAGGTTTTGATTACATGGGTGCTATTATCTGGCAGAAGGTTACGACATGCAATACAACAGGCGGCGCTACGATCATGGGATCTTTCCCGTATCCAAGAAATGGAATAATAAAGCTTGACTATGAGTTTATCCTGATTTTCAAAAAGTTAGGTAATCCACCAAAGGTCAGCAGAGAGATAAAGGAAAAATCTAAGCTGACTACGGAGGAATGGAACGAATACTTTTATGGTCATTGGAATTTCCCTGGCGAAAGACAGGATAAGCACCTTGCCATGTTTCCTGAAGAATTGCCAAAGAGATTGATAAAGATGTTCAGTTTTGTTGGAGATACTGTGCTTGACCCATTTCTTGGTAGCGGGACAACCTGCCTTGCTGCAAAGAACTTAAATAGAAATTCTATTGGCTACGAAATTAATGAGGATTTCTTGCCTATAATCAAAGATAAAATAAACTGCAACATTAATATAATAAAGCAACAAAAGGCTGATATAGACTTCAAGAAAGAAATACAGAATCTTCCGTATGTTTTTAAAGACCCTGTTAAGTTTGATAAAAAGATCGACCCTAAAAAGTTGAGATTTGGTTCTAAAATAGATAACTCTGACCATCAAAGAGAAACCTATTATTCTGTCAAAGAAATAATAAGCCCTGAGATTATTGTTCTAAATAGTGATTTGAAAATCAGACTCATCGGCGTTAAGGAGAACCAGAAAATCAATGGAAAGGCAATTCAATTCCTGAAGCAGAAACTGAAGGGACAAAAGGTGTTTATTAGATTTGACACCACAAAGTATGACGATAGAGGTAATTTGCTGTGTTATCTTTATTTGAAGAATAAAACTTTTATCAATGCACATTTGATTAAAAATCGACTAACTGATGTAGATTTTTCAATGGACTTCAGATATAAAGACAAGTTTTTATCGATGCAAAAATCAGGACGGGAAGATATTTAA
- a CDS encoding MjaI family restriction endonuclease, giving the protein MKIKLINEQIRETLGIESPVFPKYVTQIINLANQNAQGTRPKVVGQLSDLIKEFPGKKFEEWEEWYIQRHPDAIKDAKEKIFDMVKKLKHAINKIDENLINEWAKDLVLVKTFLGLRFQEAILKKAAELKGVDYRLSDNTDESKGIDGYIGDMPISIKPETYKIKKSLGEHIEAKIIYYKELKNGIEVDLGELFL; this is encoded by the coding sequence ATGAAGATAAAGCTTATCAATGAGCAAATCAGAGAAACCTTAGGGATAGAGTCCCCAGTCTTTCCTAAATATGTTACTCAGATTATCAACCTTGCCAATCAGAATGCACAGGGGACAAGACCAAAGGTTGTCGGACAGTTAAGCGATTTGATAAAGGAGTTTCCGGGCAAAAAGTTTGAGGAATGGGAAGAATGGTATATTCAAAGACATCCTGACGCAATAAAGGATGCAAAGGAAAAAATATTTGATATGGTAAAAAAGCTTAAACATGCAATAAATAAAATAGATGAAAACCTTATAAACGAATGGGCAAAAGACCTTGTTCTTGTTAAAACCTTTCTTGGTCTTAGATTTCAAGAGGCTATTTTGAAAAAAGCTGCTGAATTAAAAGGCGTAGATTACAGGCTATCAGATAACACAGATGAATCAAAAGGTATTGATGGATATATTGGTGATATGCCCATATCAATAAAGCCTGAGACTTATAAAATAAAAAAGTCTTTAGGTGAACATATAGAAGCTAAAATTATCTATTACAAAGAACTCAAAAATGGTATAGAAGTGGATTTGGGAGAGTTGTTTCTATGA
- the rmuC gene encoding DNA recombination protein RmuC: protein MFLIIGLLIGGIVAWFIAKSRLKGEHSQQIYQIHADYSRQLTEIEGRAKGAEAVVNELRQQIQQKESDINQLRAELDSEKQQRIETATRLEEAQRNLDEQKALIELMKTELTDTFKAHASAALRSSNEDFLRLASEHLGKILSETKGKLGEHKEALNGTIKPLQEMLKRYEEQIQQIEKHRHESFGSLAQQIRSLSSMQEQLQKETSNLVTVLRRPKVSGSWGEIGLRRVAELAGMTAYCDFYEQESVSTDDRRLRPDMIVRLPNGREIVVDAKAPVDAYLNAVSASSEEERKKAIANYILQIRNHMNTLSSKAYWDQFKQSPEIVVMYLPGESFFSAALEHDHKLIEDGSAKKVIIATPTTFIALLKAIAYGWQQEQVTKSAQEISNLGKELYDRFSIVLDHFSKTGIAIKKAVESYNEGVRSMESRLIPSLRKFRELGVSSQKEMPSSQEISQSVKNIEHLSLEFNDDNRGSQN from the coding sequence ATGTTTTTAATCATAGGACTGTTAATAGGCGGGATAGTTGCATGGTTTATTGCTAAATCACGCCTGAAGGGAGAGCATTCTCAACAGATCTATCAGATTCATGCTGATTATTCAAGACAGCTCACAGAGATTGAAGGAAGGGCAAAGGGTGCAGAGGCAGTTGTGAATGAACTCAGACAGCAGATTCAGCAGAAGGAGTCTGACATTAATCAGTTGAGAGCAGAGCTTGACAGTGAGAAACAACAGAGGATAGAGACTGCAACCCGACTTGAAGAGGCACAGAGGAACCTCGATGAACAAAAGGCATTGATAGAGCTGATGAAGACAGAGCTTACAGATACATTCAAGGCACATGCATCTGCAGCACTCAGGAGCAGCAACGAAGACTTTCTAAGGCTTGCATCAGAGCACCTCGGAAAGATATTATCAGAGACAAAGGGGAAGTTAGGAGAGCATAAAGAAGCACTTAATGGAACTATAAAGCCGCTTCAGGAGATGCTCAAGAGGTATGAAGAGCAGATACAGCAGATAGAAAAGCATAGGCATGAGAGTTTTGGGAGTCTTGCTCAGCAGATCCGTTCTCTTTCATCCATGCAAGAGCAGTTACAAAAAGAGACGAGTAATCTTGTTACTGTCTTGAGAAGACCAAAGGTGAGCGGTTCATGGGGTGAGATAGGACTCAGAAGGGTTGCAGAGCTTGCGGGAATGACTGCATACTGCGATTTCTATGAGCAAGAATCTGTCTCTACAGATGATAGAAGACTCAGGCCTGACATGATAGTAAGACTTCCAAATGGAAGAGAGATAGTTGTTGATGCAAAGGCACCTGTTGATGCCTATTTGAATGCTGTTTCTGCATCATCTGAGGAAGAAAGAAAAAAGGCAATAGCCAATTATATCCTACAGATCAGGAATCATATGAACACACTGAGCTCAAAGGCATACTGGGATCAGTTTAAACAATCACCAGAGATTGTTGTTATGTATCTGCCGGGCGAGTCTTTTTTTAGCGCTGCACTGGAGCATGACCATAAACTCATAGAGGATGGCAGTGCAAAGAAGGTGATAATTGCGACACCGACTACATTTATTGCCCTTTTAAAGGCAATAGCCTATGGCTGGCAACAAGAGCAAGTCACAAAGAGCGCTCAGGAGATAAGCAATCTTGGCAAAGAGCTTTATGATAGGTTTTCTATTGTCCTTGATCACTTTTCAAAGACTGGCATTGCAATCAAGAAGGCTGTTGAGTCTTATAATGAAGGTGTAAGGTCCATGGAGTCGAGGCTTATCCCTTCATTAAGGAAGTTTAGAGAACTGGGTGTCTCAAGCCAGAAAGAGATGCCATCTTCTCAAGAGATAAGCCAGAGTGTAAAGAATATAGAACATCTTTCACTTGAATTCAATGATGACAATAGGGGTTCACAAAATTAA
- a CDS encoding TIGR00730 family Rossman fold protein, which translates to MIEDLRKTDTWRVFRIQSELVEGFETLYDIGPAVTIFGSARLTEDSYYYHQAIKVGKMLSNAGFSIITGGGPGIMEAANKGAKMGKSKSIGLNIQLPHEQYPNKYQDITMNFRYFFVRKLMFIKYAIAFVIFPGGFGTMDELFEALTLVQTGKIDSFPIILFGKDYWQGLIDWMKNTLVREGTIGREDFALFQIVDTAKDVCELLKEHYRVFGGPVPIGECKD; encoded by the coding sequence GTGATTGAGGATCTAAGGAAGACAGACACATGGAGGGTTTTCAGGATTCAGTCAGAACTTGTCGAGGGCTTTGAAACACTTTATGATATTGGTCCTGCTGTTACCATATTCGGCAGTGCTCGTCTAACAGAGGATTCTTATTATTATCATCAGGCAATAAAGGTTGGTAAGATGCTTTCTAATGCTGGTTTTTCTATTATTACGGGCGGGGGTCCCGGCATTATGGAGGCAGCTAATAAAGGCGCTAAAATGGGCAAGAGCAAGTCAATAGGGCTTAATATCCAATTACCTCATGAACAATACCCCAACAAATATCAGGATATTACTATGAATTTCAGATATTTCTTTGTAAGAAAGCTTATGTTTATAAAATATGCTATTGCATTTGTCATTTTCCCTGGTGGCTTTGGCACAATGGATGAACTCTTTGAGGCATTGACACTTGTTCAGACCGGTAAGATAGATTCTTTTCCAATAATACTTTTTGGTAAAGACTACTGGCAAGGACTCATTGATTGGATGAAAAACACATTGGTCAGAGAAGGAACCATAGGCCGTGAAGACTTTGCATTATTTCAGATTGTTGATACTGCAAAAGATGTCTGTGAATTACTGAAAGAGCACTATAGGGTATTTGGAGGTCCTGTGCCAATAGGGGAGTGTAAGGATTAG
- the trpD gene encoding anthranilate phosphoribosyltransferase yields the protein MIKEAINLIIQNISLSESEMAEVMTEIMEGKATDAQIGAFLTALRIKGETIQEITGAARIMRDKATKINAPEDVIDTCGTGGDMSGTFNISTTTAIVVAASGIAVAKHGNRSVSSQSGSADVLEALGINIELPPEKVEKCLFETNFGFLFAPLFHPAMKFAVGPRREIGIRTIFNILGPLTNPANAKRQILGVFADRLTEPLASVLGNLGAQDAMVVHGEDGLDEITICDGTRVSRCRNGKVETFYITPEDFGFKRADCKALTGGSKEENARITISILNGEKGPRRNIVVMNSAAAIVVAGMTSDIITARDIAEDAIDSKKALQKLEEIRKVTTSL from the coding sequence ATGATAAAAGAAGCCATAAATCTCATTATCCAAAATATAAGCCTTTCAGAGTCTGAAATGGCAGAGGTGATGACAGAGATAATGGAAGGAAAGGCAACAGATGCACAGATAGGTGCCTTCCTCACAGCCTTGAGAATAAAAGGAGAAACAATACAAGAAATTACAGGTGCTGCAAGAATAATGAGAGACAAGGCAACAAAAATAAATGCACCTGAAGATGTTATTGATACATGTGGCACAGGTGGAGATATGTCAGGAACCTTTAACATCTCTACCACCACTGCCATTGTTGTTGCAGCATCAGGCATTGCTGTTGCAAAACATGGCAATCGCTCTGTATCAAGCCAATCAGGAAGTGCAGATGTACTTGAGGCATTAGGAATAAATATAGAACTCCCTCCAGAAAAGGTCGAAAAATGTCTTTTTGAGACAAACTTTGGTTTCCTATTTGCACCATTGTTTCATCCAGCAATGAAGTTTGCTGTTGGACCTCGAAGAGAAATAGGTATAAGAACAATATTCAATATTCTGGGACCTCTTACCAATCCAGCAAATGCAAAGCGCCAGATATTAGGTGTGTTTGCTGATAGACTAACAGAGCCGCTTGCATCTGTATTAGGAAATCTTGGTGCTCAAGATGCAATGGTAGTACACGGAGAAGACGGGCTAGATGAGATAACAATATGTGATGGCACAAGGGTCTCAAGGTGCAGAAATGGAAAAGTAGAGACCTTTTATATAACGCCAGAGGACTTTGGTTTTAAAAGGGCTGACTGCAAGGCTCTTACAGGAGGTAGCAAAGAGGAAAATGCAAGGATAACAATCTCTATACTCAATGGAGAAAAAGGCCCGAGGCGCAACATTGTTGTTATGAACTCTGCAGCAGCTATTGTTGTAGCAGGAATGACATCAGACATTATAACAGCAAGAGACATTGCAGAAGATGCCATAGACTCTAAAAAGGCATTACAAAAATTAGAAGAAATAAGAAAAGTAACAACCTCTCTATAG
- a CDS encoding anthranilate synthase component II — MLLMIDNYDSFTYNLVQYLGELGEDVRVFRNDKITVKDIEKMNPERIVISPGPCTPKEAGISIDVIKHFAGKVPILGVCLGHQSIGAAFGGEIVRAPSLMHGKTSLIYHDGKTIFKDLPNPFEATRYHSLVIKRETIPDCLEITAWSDGNKDNGIIMGVRHKEFIIEGVQFHPESILTTVGKDLLRNFIRLGEDR; from the coding sequence ATGCTTTTGATGATAGATAACTATGACTCTTTTACATACAACCTTGTCCAGTATCTTGGAGAGTTGGGAGAGGATGTCCGTGTATTCAGAAACGATAAAATAACAGTTAAAGATATTGAGAAGATGAATCCAGAGAGGATTGTTATATCCCCCGGACCATGCACACCAAAAGAAGCAGGAATATCTATTGATGTCATAAAACACTTTGCAGGTAAAGTGCCAATACTCGGCGTATGCCTCGGGCATCAATCCATAGGTGCTGCCTTTGGAGGAGAGATTGTGAGGGCTCCTTCTCTGATGCATGGAAAGACCTCACTCATATATCATGACGGAAAGACTATATTTAAAGACCTTCCCAATCCATTCGAGGCAACAAGATACCATTCGCTTGTAATCAAGCGGGAGACCATCCCTGACTGCCTTGAAATAACTGCATGGAGCGATGGAAACAAAGACAACGGGATAATAATGGGGGTAAGGCACAAGGAATTCATCATCGAGGGAGTGCAGTTTCATCCCGAATCCATACTCACCACTGTAGGCAAAGACCTTTTGAGGAATTTCATAAGACTGGGGGAAGATAGATGA
- the trpE gene encoding anthranilate synthase component I: MNLNPQFDKFEELSRYGNLIPVYKEIFADVETPVSAFLKLNKKPSFLLESVVGGEKWARYSFIGIMPSITVTYKEKTTEIIEQRSGNKKVIEGNPLDVIKNIISRFKPVDIKALPRFSGGFVGYIGYDVVKLFERVPDISKPEIDMPDIFLMLTDTILIFDNLRQTIKIVHNIYTEGRDLKDAYKEAEDRIDEIISDLRTEKKTLPMLFKPVENKDINSSGFSSNFTKEGFLNAVEKAKEYIMSGDIVQVVLSQRFEKQSNASPFDIYRTLRIINPSPYMYYLDTGDSQIVGSSPEILVRLEGDKITLRPIAGTRKRGETEEEDKALESDLKKDPKEIAEHIMLVDLGRNDVGRVAEIGSVKVTELMTIERYSHVMHMVSNVEGRLKKGLDAFDVFKACFPAGTVSGAPKVRAMEIIEELEPTKRGPYAGAIGYFSYSKNMDTCITIRTLIIKDGRVYVQAGAGIVADSIPENEYTETVNKAMAMMKAVEAICF, translated from the coding sequence ATGAATCTGAATCCGCAATTTGATAAGTTTGAGGAACTATCCAGGTATGGTAATCTGATACCCGTTTATAAAGAAATATTCGCTGATGTAGAGACCCCTGTCAGCGCCTTTCTTAAGCTCAATAAAAAACCATCCTTTCTCCTTGAAAGTGTAGTAGGCGGTGAAAAATGGGCACGATACTCATTTATAGGCATAATGCCATCAATAACTGTGACATATAAAGAGAAGACAACGGAAATCATAGAGCAGAGGTCAGGAAATAAAAAGGTCATTGAGGGCAACCCGCTTGATGTAATTAAAAATATCATTAGCAGATTTAAACCCGTTGATATAAAAGCACTCCCAAGATTTTCAGGTGGATTTGTCGGCTATATAGGTTATGATGTCGTAAAACTCTTCGAGAGGGTGCCTGATATTTCAAAACCAGAAATTGATATGCCTGATATATTCCTCATGCTTACTGATACAATCCTTATCTTTGACAATCTCAGACAAACAATAAAGATAGTTCATAACATATATACAGAAGGCAGGGACTTAAAAGATGCCTATAAAGAGGCAGAGGATAGAATAGATGAAATTATCTCTGACCTCAGAACAGAAAAAAAGACTCTGCCAATGTTATTCAAGCCTGTGGAAAACAAAGATATTAATTCTTCAGGGTTTTCTTCGAATTTTACAAAAGAGGGTTTTCTGAATGCAGTCGAAAAGGCAAAAGAGTATATAATGTCAGGAGACATTGTGCAGGTAGTGCTATCTCAACGGTTTGAGAAACAAAGCAATGCATCGCCTTTTGACATTTATCGTACACTCAGGATAATAAATCCATCACCATATATGTACTATCTCGATACAGGTGACTCACAGATTGTTGGATCTTCTCCTGAGATCCTCGTCAGGCTCGAGGGTGATAAGATAACACTAAGGCCAATTGCAGGCACAAGAAAAAGAGGAGAAACCGAAGAAGAGGATAAAGCCCTTGAGAGTGACTTAAAAAAAGACCCAAAAGAAATAGCAGAGCATATAATGCTTGTTGATCTTGGCAGGAATGATGTTGGAAGGGTAGCAGAAATAGGTTCTGTAAAAGTTACAGAATTAATGACTATCGAACGATATAGCCATGTCATGCATATGGTTTCTAATGTAGAAGGCAGGCTCAAAAAAGGTCTCGATGCATTTGATGTGTTTAAAGCATGTTTTCCAGCAGGCACAGTGTCTGGGGCGCCAAAGGTCAGGGCAATGGAAATAATAGAAGAACTCGAACCAACAAAAAGAGGACCATATGCCGGGGCTATAGGATATTTTAGTTACTCTAAAAATATGGATACATGCATTACAATAAGAACACTTATTATAAAAGATGGCAGGGTATATGTTCAGGCTGGAGCTGGCATAGTAGCTGATTCTATACCAGAAAATGAATACACAGAAACAGTAAACAAGGCAATGGCAATGATGAAGGCAGTGGAGGCAATATGCTTTTGA
- a CDS encoding tetratricopeptide repeat protein, with translation MGISYLNEGNIQIAFVELQQAYQLAPDNKEIINTLGLVYLRLDDIEKAINMFLRAVSIDPQYSDAYNNLGAAYSKRRQWTEAIDAFKRALSNPLYITPETAFYNLGMSYYRIGQYEPAINAFKDAIKRSPLFPLPYYGLALAYNRQSRYGDAAAAITRAIEIDPAYKGDRKRFIEDTKQRLTFARDEEENDLRDYLEIIRY, from the coding sequence ATGGGGATCTCTTATCTGAATGAGGGCAATATTCAAATTGCTTTTGTAGAACTCCAGCAGGCATATCAACTCGCACCGGACAATAAAGAGATTATTAACACACTTGGTCTTGTCTATCTACGACTGGATGATATAGAAAAGGCAATAAATATGTTTCTAAGGGCGGTATCAATAGACCCTCAATATTCAGATGCATACAATAATCTTGGTGCAGCATATTCAAAGAGAAGACAATGGACAGAAGCAATAGACGCATTCAAAAGGGCATTGTCAAATCCTTTGTATATAACCCCTGAAACAGCTTTTTATAATCTCGGCATGTCATATTACAGGATAGGCCAATATGAACCTGCCATAAATGCATTTAAAGATGCAATCAAAAGGTCTCCCCTATTTCCACTGCCCTATTACGGGCTTGCACTTGCATATAATAGGCAGAGTAGATATGGAGATGCAGCAGCAGCCATCACACGGGCAATAGAAATAGACCCAGCCTATAAAGGTGATAGGAAAAGATTTATAGAGGATACAAAGCAAAGACTTACATTTGCAAGGGATGAAGAAGAAAATGACCTCAGAGATTATCTGGAGATAATAAGGTACTAA